One Desulfovibrionales bacterium genomic region harbors:
- a CDS encoding polysaccharide biosynthesis protein, with translation MDKRNIFLNNKRILVTGACGTVGSELVCQLLEDNYQPAEVIALDNNESGLFFLEQRFISDSRASFFLADVRDRDKLCRKMHGVDIVFHTAAFKHVILCERSPFEAVQTNIVGVQNIIYAACENHVERVIFTSSDKAVNPTNVMGTSKLMGEKLMTAANSNSRNKGPLFTSTRFGNVLGSRGSVIPIFHEQIRKGGPVTLTDPEMTRFIMSIREAVRLVIDSASLARGGEVFITKMPVIRIKDLAEVMIQELAPVYGHEPASVEILNIGAKPGEKMYEELLSLEETRRAIELPLYFAVLPAFRGIYRNINYSYPVIVSTEVRNPYISANETPLSPDELRNFLITNDLLSMKNKRTDLPDRCYWPGEREELA, from the coding sequence ATGGATAAACGGAATATATTCTTAAACAACAAACGCATATTAGTTACCGGTGCTTGCGGCACCGTAGGCTCCGAGCTGGTTTGTCAGCTCCTTGAGGATAACTACCAGCCTGCGGAAGTCATAGCACTGGACAACAACGAAAGTGGATTGTTCTTTTTAGAGCAGCGGTTTATATCCGACAGTCGTGCCAGTTTTTTCTTGGCAGATGTACGAGATCGGGACAAATTATGCCGAAAAATGCACGGCGTTGATATTGTTTTCCACACAGCTGCCTTCAAACATGTTATTTTGTGCGAAAGATCCCCTTTTGAGGCCGTACAGACCAATATCGTTGGTGTCCAAAACATTATCTATGCCGCCTGTGAAAACCATGTGGAAAGGGTTATCTTCACCAGTTCTGATAAAGCAGTAAACCCGACTAATGTAATGGGGACTTCAAAGCTTATGGGCGAAAAACTAATGACTGCGGCCAATAGCAATTCTCGCAATAAAGGCCCCTTGTTTACCTCCACCCGTTTTGGAAACGTCCTTGGTTCCCGCGGTTCGGTAATTCCTATTTTCCATGAACAGATTAGGAAGGGAGGGCCAGTTACCCTTACTGATCCTGAAATGACCCGTTTTATCATGAGCATCCGAGAGGCCGTGCGTTTAGTTATCGATTCAGCCAGCTTAGCCCGGGGCGGGGAGGTTTTTATCACTAAAATGCCTGTCATTCGTATTAAGGATCTGGCTGAGGTTATGATCCAGGAGCTTGCTCCCGTATATGGTCATGAACCAGCTAGTGTTGAAATACTCAACATCGGAGCAAAACCAGGGGAGAAAATGTATGAGGAACTCCTCAGCCTGGAAGAAACCCGCCGGGCTATTGAGCTTCCTCTCTACTTTGCCGTCTTGCCTGCATTTCGTGGCATCTATCGGAATATTAACTATAGCTACCCAGTTATTGTATCCACCGAAGTCAGAAATCCTTACATCTCTGCAAACGAAACGCCCTTAAGCCCGGATGAGTTGCGAAACTTCTTAATAACTAATGATCTATTGTCGATGAAGAACAAGCGGACAGATCTCCCTGATCGATGCTATTGGCCAGGGGAAAGGGAGGAACTGGCCTGA
- a CDS encoding ABC transporter ATP-binding protein, with product MNKTVIPLNIKKYFHKVNYILGKDRNKILWLVPLFLFSSILDLLGISLVATFVTILTNHDRLSGKFFAPYLGRIKFMGNDELKVAIFVGCFFIILAFFTKTVTAILINKKIFRLCFDQTVKLRSYLMSAYQEMNYVDYLRRNSSEYVYNIQTIVGQFAVSITQSLLRIISDGVICLAIIVFLAINDWQSLSILIVLLAALIVCYDKFFKNKNKLYGIISNKFSTRMVQAIQEGMNGFRENRIYGTAHYFNKMVNDNAKGLADARVKSQVITTSSQYVVEFVLILFVVLLVLVSVLTGRTVDSIIATIAVFAIAAMRLMPSANQILSCATKIRYGKNTVDILYNDLKKIDSNRVRQDFEKYDLACRKNTKIAHSNCNNFNVLRLRNVEFTYPGNLSPTLSNINLEIGRGTSVGIIGMSGSGKTTLVDIILGLLKPQGGEILFDHTPVDDNSCNWMSEFAYLPQDVFIVDDTLRNNIALGVPGCEIDDKRVINALKQSRLEDLVNNLPNGIHSVVGERGMRLSGGQRQRIAIARAFYHNRKILVMDESTSALDDKTEKEVVDEISLLKGSITLIVIAHRLTTLKHCDIIYEIDNGRIVRKGDYEKIVGTNMIGKV from the coding sequence TTGAATAAGACAGTGATTCCTTTAAACATTAAAAAGTATTTTCATAAAGTTAATTATATTCTTGGCAAAGATAGGAATAAAATTCTTTGGCTGGTGCCGCTATTCCTATTTTCATCAATCCTTGATTTGCTTGGGATCAGTTTAGTAGCAACATTTGTTACTATTTTGACTAACCATGATAGGTTATCGGGGAAATTTTTTGCACCCTACTTAGGCCGCATTAAATTTATGGGGAATGATGAGCTTAAGGTAGCAATTTTTGTCGGTTGCTTTTTTATCATATTAGCTTTTTTTACCAAAACTGTAACGGCAATTTTGATCAACAAAAAAATATTTCGGTTATGTTTCGATCAGACTGTGAAGCTGCGTTCATATCTTATGAGCGCTTATCAGGAAATGAATTATGTAGATTATCTGCGTCGGAATAGCTCTGAATATGTGTATAATATCCAGACAATTGTTGGTCAGTTCGCAGTTAGTATTACACAGTCTCTACTGCGGATAATAAGTGACGGCGTTATCTGCTTAGCAATAATTGTTTTTTTGGCCATCAATGATTGGCAGTCTCTGAGTATCTTAATAGTTTTATTGGCTGCTCTTATTGTTTGTTATGATAAGTTTTTTAAAAACAAAAATAAGCTTTATGGCATAATCTCAAATAAATTTTCTACACGAATGGTTCAAGCCATACAAGAAGGAATGAATGGCTTTCGCGAAAATCGAATTTATGGGACTGCGCATTATTTCAATAAAATGGTGAATGATAACGCAAAGGGGCTGGCTGATGCGCGAGTTAAGTCTCAGGTTATTACTACTTCTTCCCAATATGTCGTTGAATTTGTATTGATTCTGTTCGTTGTTTTGTTGGTTTTAGTCTCAGTTTTGACCGGTAGAACGGTTGATTCTATTATTGCAACAATAGCTGTATTTGCTATTGCTGCAATGAGGTTAATGCCGTCTGCAAATCAAATATTGAGCTGTGCAACAAAAATACGTTATGGGAAAAACACGGTGGATATTTTATATAACGATTTAAAAAAGATAGATAGCAACAGGGTGAGGCAGGATTTTGAAAAATACGATTTGGCTTGCAGAAAAAATACAAAAATCGCTCACAGTAATTGCAATAATTTCAATGTACTGAGACTCCGGAATGTTGAATTTACCTATCCTGGAAATTTGTCGCCCACGCTTTCTAATATAAACTTGGAAATAGGAAGGGGGACCTCTGTTGGCATAATAGGTATGTCTGGGTCTGGTAAGACGACGTTGGTTGATATTATATTGGGTTTATTAAAGCCCCAGGGTGGAGAGATTTTATTTGATCATACGCCGGTTGATGATAATTCATGTAACTGGATGTCGGAATTTGCATACTTGCCTCAAGATGTGTTCATTGTTGATGATACACTCCGCAACAACATCGCCCTTGGTGTCCCAGGTTGTGAGATTGACGACAAGCGAGTCATTAACGCATTAAAGCAATCCAGATTAGAAGATCTGGTCAATAACTTGCCGAATGGTATTCATAGTGTTGTTGGAGAGCGGGGCATGAGGCTATCCGGTGGACAGCGGCAGCGAATTGCTATTGCGCGCGCATTTTATCATAATAGAAAAATTTTAGTAATGGATGAATCAACCAGCGCCCTTGATGATAAAACAGAGAAAGAAGTTGTTGATGAAATATCGCTCTTGAAAGGTTCGATAACCTTAATCGTCATTGCACATCGGCTTACTACGCTAAAGCATTGTGATATTATATATGAAATTGATAATGGACGTATAGTTCGCAAGGGTGATTACGAGAAAATAGTCGGGACCAATATGATAGGCAAGGTGTGA
- a CDS encoding NAD-dependent epimerase/dehydratase family protein, which translates to MRILILGGDGYLGWPTAMYFSHRGYDVTVVDNYFRRNSCLELDVGMLYPVPSLVERARIWHEHTAKEIKVVIGDLTDPILMRSLFTGNIDYAWAVNRKFTGMPETVVHYAEQPSAPYSLLNYHYANLTITNNLLVTNNLMFAVRDFSRNTHIVKLGTMGEYGTPNIDIEEGWLNIEHNGRSDRFLYPRQASSLYHTSKIMDTDLLWFGVRMWNLRVTDLMQGPVYGIETEESKIDDRLKTIFNYDEIFGTVVNRFIVQAIIGYPLTVYGKGGQTRGYLNINDTLQCVHLAMKNPPAQGELRIFNQIMETFSVNQLAEMTQNVAKKLGYDVTINHLENPRKEAEGHYYNPRYQGLLDLGVKPHYLTHELLENMMAVVEQYKSNIRKEVIFKGVKW; encoded by the coding sequence ATGCGCATATTAATTCTCGGGGGTGACGGTTATCTGGGCTGGCCGACCGCCATGTATTTTTCTCACCGGGGCTATGATGTAACGGTGGTAGATAATTATTTTCGGCGAAATAGCTGTCTCGAGCTTGATGTGGGAATGCTCTACCCTGTTCCTTCTTTGGTTGAACGGGCTAGAATCTGGCACGAACACACAGCAAAGGAAATCAAGGTTGTAATTGGCGACCTGACGGATCCAATTCTTATGCGTTCTCTTTTTACCGGTAATATTGATTACGCATGGGCTGTTAACAGAAAATTTACAGGCATGCCTGAAACCGTAGTGCATTATGCCGAACAACCGTCTGCCCCCTATTCCCTTCTCAATTATCATTATGCCAATCTGACCATTACCAATAATCTGCTGGTCACAAACAATCTGATGTTTGCGGTCCGTGACTTTTCGAGAAATACACATATTGTAAAGCTTGGCACCATGGGTGAATATGGCACCCCAAATATTGATATTGAGGAAGGATGGCTGAATATTGAGCACAACGGCAGAAGCGATAGATTTCTTTATCCGCGCCAGGCCAGTTCTCTTTATCATACATCAAAGATTATGGATACTGATCTCCTCTGGTTTGGCGTTCGAATGTGGAATCTGCGGGTCACTGACCTTATGCAAGGTCCGGTTTACGGAATTGAGACGGAGGAATCTAAAATAGATGACCGGCTGAAGACAATTTTCAATTACGACGAAATCTTTGGAACCGTGGTAAACAGATTTATTGTCCAGGCTATTATTGGTTATCCTTTGACCGTATATGGAAAAGGCGGTCAGACAAGAGGATATTTGAATATCAACGATACATTACAGTGCGTTCATCTCGCTATGAAAAATCCGCCTGCCCAGGGAGAATTGCGCATATTCAACCAAATCATGGAAACCTTCAGCGTTAATCAGTTGGCGGAGATGACGCAGAACGTTGCTAAAAAGCTTGGTTATGATGTAACGATAAATCATCTTGAAAATCCTCGCAAGGAAGCGGAAGGGCATTATTATAATCCGCGCTACCAAGGGCTTTTGGACCTGGGCGTTAAGCCGCATTATCTCACGCATGAACTATTGGAAAATATGATGGCGGTTGTTGAGCAATACAAAAGTAACATTCGTAAGGAAGTAATATTTAAGGGGGTTAAATGGTAG
- a CDS encoding Wzz/FepE/Etk N-terminal domain-containing protein — protein sequence MNTNERLPDIYEDEIDLWAYLEVLWKRKALILSITLLCAISAAGISFLLPKSYCSELILKIGSIGNVGSESMASTVIQKI from the coding sequence ATGAATACCAACGAAAGACTTCCTGATATCTACGAAGACGAAATAGACTTATGGGCTTATCTTGAAGTTCTTTGGAAAAGAAAGGCGCTTATTTTGTCTATTACCCTCCTCTGCGCTATATCGGCTGCCGGCATAAGCTTTCTGCTCCCCAAGAGCTACTGCTCTGAGCTGATTTTGAAAATAGGAAGCATAGGGAATGTGGGCTCTGAAAGCATGGCAAGCACGGTTATCCAGAAAATATAA
- a CDS encoding type II toxin-antitoxin system HicB family antitoxin produces MLIEYINKAMSKAAYDKLEDGSFSGKIPRCPGVIAFGETLYQCQQELRSALEGWLIVKIRHGDNLPVMGRINLNKRMPASTKAEAVAHG; encoded by the coding sequence ATGCTTATCGAATATATCAATAAAGCAATGAGCAAAGCGGCTTATGATAAGCTGGAAGATGGTAGTTTCTCCGGTAAAATTCCGCGATGTCCGGGAGTAATCGCCTTTGGAGAAACGCTGTACCAATGCCAGCAAGAATTGAGGTCTGCGCTTGAGGGGTGGCTGATCGTAAAAATTAGACATGGTGATAACTTGCCGGTGATGGGCAGGATCAATCTGAACAAAAGAATGCCTGCTTCAACAAAGGCCGAGGCCGTCGCCCATGGCTAA
- a CDS encoding UpxY family transcription antiterminator, whose translation MSNYQPFFRDEDISGQNQACLGTVPDQTCLAPSPGWYAIYTRCHHEFTIWSQLQKKSIENFFPCVTRWSRRKDRKLKIQVPLFPGYIFIRINFTPYNALEVLKINGVVRFLGENNQRPVDIPDIQIESLKTVIASGEQILPFAYLRVGQRVRVRKGPFEGCEGLLVRMNTGKDRLVISLELLQRSVSVELDAADVTPL comes from the coding sequence ATGTCAAACTATCAACCATTCTTCAGGGACGAAGATATCTCAGGACAAAATCAGGCATGCCTTGGAACCGTTCCGGATCAAACCTGTCTGGCGCCTTCACCCGGTTGGTATGCCATCTATACCCGATGCCATCACGAGTTTACCATCTGGTCTCAATTACAAAAAAAATCTATTGAAAATTTCTTCCCCTGTGTTACCCGGTGGAGTCGTAGAAAAGACCGGAAGCTAAAAATCCAGGTGCCGCTATTCCCTGGCTATATCTTCATAAGAATCAATTTTACCCCTTATAACGCCCTTGAGGTCTTAAAAATAAATGGTGTAGTTCGCTTTCTCGGAGAAAACAACCAACGCCCGGTGGACATACCCGATATCCAGATTGAATCACTAAAGACTGTTATCGCATCCGGTGAGCAGATCTTGCCGTTTGCCTATCTCCGGGTCGGCCAGAGGGTGCGTGTCCGCAAAGGGCCATTTGAAGGGTGTGAGGGTTTACTGGTTCGTATGAATACAGGGAAAGACCGGCTGGTTATCTCTCTTGAACTTTTGCAACGATCTGTTTCTGTAGAACTGGATGCGGCGGATGTAACGCCGCTGTGA
- a CDS encoding type II toxin-antitoxin system HicA family toxin, with protein MAKWRPCKRRDFIRKLKKLGFGLPEPGGRHFYMRYGTYTLTLPSSKEYSVPQVKMLLNEIEHGIGKKISFEKWEYL; from the coding sequence ATGGCTAAATGGAGACCATGTAAGCGAAGAGATTTCATAAGGAAGTTAAAGAAACTTGGTTTCGGGTTACCCGAACCGGGAGGACGTCATTTCTATATGCGTTATGGTACATATACACTTACTCTGCCAAGCAGCAAAGAATATTCTGTTCCACAAGTTAAGATGCTTCTCAATGAGATTGAACATGGGATAGGCAAGAAAATTTCTTTTGAAAAGTGGGAATATCTTTAG
- a CDS encoding N-acetylneuraminate synthase family protein → MVFKIANFLSILNSKGTIMTEFDFNDLFVLDLANNHQGSMDHGLKVIRECGKIVRKHKVRAALKFQFRQLDTFIHPAHKKSSDNKHIPRFLATRLSDKEWQTLFDAVKDEGMLTMCTPFDDESVPVITDMGFDIIKVASCSAKDWPLLEAIADSFMPVLVSTGGLEISDIDNITSFFEHRGVQHALMHCVSVYPIPNNLFNLNYIDVMRSRYRDHTIGWSTHEDPNETVAIQIAVAKGARIFERHVGVETDQIKLNSYSSTPEQLDKWLEAYKHAVTLCGIKNKRPVTDLEKKSLDDLQRGVFLKRNVKKGTVLTRDDVYFAMPFSEGQLPNGVWQEGIVAKESLKKDDPLWKNSVSIPPATDTSVLKKAIHEVKAMLNEASIALDSGFHIEFSHHYGAKNFREVGAVIIDCINREYCKKLIVVLPGQRHPAHYHKRKEESFQVLSGVFECEIDGHRRTLHPGNIALVQPGVWHHFWSDTGCIVEEVSTTHYNNDSVYNDRRINALDRSERKTAVEHWGRFQFGAD, encoded by the coding sequence TTGGTTTTTAAGATCGCTAATTTTCTTTCAATCTTAAATAGTAAAGGGACGATTATGACAGAGTTTGATTTTAATGATTTGTTTGTTTTGGATCTGGCCAATAACCACCAAGGAAGCATGGATCATGGACTTAAGGTGATCAGAGAATGTGGAAAAATTGTGAGAAAGCATAAGGTTCGTGCCGCCTTAAAATTCCAGTTCCGCCAATTAGACACATTCATTCATCCTGCGCATAAAAAATCAAGCGATAATAAACACATACCACGTTTTCTCGCAACTCGTCTCAGTGACAAGGAGTGGCAAACATTATTCGATGCTGTCAAGGATGAAGGCATGCTGACGATGTGTACCCCGTTTGATGATGAGTCGGTGCCGGTAATAACCGATATGGGCTTTGATATTATTAAGGTTGCGAGTTGCTCTGCAAAAGACTGGCCTTTGCTTGAGGCAATTGCTGATTCTTTTATGCCGGTGCTTGTTTCAACCGGGGGATTGGAAATTAGCGATATAGACAACATCACCAGCTTTTTTGAACATAGAGGCGTACAACATGCATTGATGCACTGTGTTTCGGTTTACCCAATCCCTAACAATCTGTTCAACTTGAACTATATTGACGTTATGCGCAGCCGTTATCGGGATCATACAATCGGTTGGTCGACACATGAAGATCCTAATGAAACTGTTGCTATTCAAATCGCGGTTGCAAAAGGCGCCAGGATATTTGAGAGACATGTGGGAGTTGAGACCGACCAAATCAAACTTAATTCCTATTCATCTACGCCCGAGCAACTCGATAAATGGCTGGAGGCCTATAAACATGCCGTAACTCTCTGTGGAATAAAAAATAAACGTCCTGTTACGGACTTGGAAAAAAAATCATTAGATGATTTGCAAAGGGGCGTATTCTTAAAGAGGAATGTTAAAAAGGGCACAGTATTAACTCGTGATGATGTTTATTTTGCAATGCCATTTTCCGAGGGGCAACTTCCAAACGGGGTTTGGCAAGAGGGAATAGTTGCTAAAGAATCGCTAAAAAAAGATGATCCGCTCTGGAAAAACAGCGTATCCATCCCGCCCGCTACAGATACTTCGGTGCTTAAAAAGGCGATTCATGAAGTAAAAGCCATGTTGAACGAGGCGTCAATAGCGCTTGATAGTGGGTTCCATATTGAGTTTTCCCATCATTATGGAGCAAAAAATTTCAGAGAAGTTGGCGCCGTAATTATTGATTGCATAAACCGTGAGTATTGTAAAAAACTAATTGTTGTTTTGCCCGGGCAAAGACATCCGGCGCATTACCACAAACGCAAGGAGGAATCCTTTCAGGTTCTTAGCGGAGTTTTTGAATGTGAGATAGATGGACACAGGAGAACATTGCATCCTGGTAACATTGCCCTGGTGCAGCCTGGGGTTTGGCATCATTTTTGGTCCGATACCGGCTGCATTGTGGAAGAGGTTTCCACCACACATTACAATAATGATTCCGTGTATAATGACAGGCGGATAAACGCGCTTGATAGAAGTGAAAGGAAAACCGCTGTGGAACACTGGGGCCGATTCCAGTTTGGGGCTGATTGA
- a CDS encoding winged helix-turn-helix transcriptional regulator, which yields MEREKRHFLRLLDAVEQNGRVTQRELSKRLNISLGLINLFIKRAVREGYFEVCVLPSRHSAYVLTPKGRDAKSRLVAEYFDYCFRFYRDIRKAIQKRLREIENDRIRAIIFYGAGETAELLYHCLYGSSITLVGIIDREKEGGTFFGHPICSPEDLSTLPEAAIFITTIEDCDEKIRDIRENGGSERMIFDLLSLAPHQFASNP from the coding sequence ATGGAAAGAGAAAAACGTCATTTTTTGCGCCTGCTTGATGCCGTTGAACAAAACGGCCGCGTGACCCAGCGGGAGTTGTCAAAAAGGCTCAATATATCCCTCGGCCTCATCAACCTCTTTATAAAACGCGCTGTCAGAGAGGGGTATTTCGAGGTTTGTGTCCTGCCGTCCAGGCATTCAGCATACGTATTGACGCCTAAAGGCCGGGATGCAAAATCACGCCTGGTTGCGGAGTACTTCGACTATTGTTTCAGGTTTTACCGGGATATAAGAAAAGCTATTCAGAAAAGACTCCGGGAAATTGAGAATGACCGCATCCGGGCAATCATTTTTTACGGCGCCGGAGAGACAGCGGAATTGTTGTACCACTGTTTGTACGGAAGCTCCATAACACTGGTGGGTATAATTGACAGGGAAAAAGAAGGGGGTACCTTCTTCGGTCATCCGATCTGTTCGCCGGAGGACCTTTCCACGCTACCCGAGGCCGCGATATTTATAACCACTATAGAAGACTGTGATGAAAAAATAAGAGACATAAGAGAAAACGGCGGCTCTGAGCGGATGATCTTTGATTTACTCTCATTGGCGCCGCACCAATTTGCGTCTAATCCCTAA
- a CDS encoding SDR family oxidoreductase has translation MHLRKRILVTGGAGFLGSHLCERLLKDGHEVICVDNFFTGTKANIQHLLANSCLEVLRHDITFPLYIEVDEIYNLACPASPIHYQHDPVQTTKTSVHGAINMLGLAKRLKAKILQASTSEVYGDPKIHPQPENYWGNVNPIGIRSCYDEGKRCAETLFFDYYRQHKLRIKVARIFNTYGPRMHPNDGRVVSNFIVQALSGKDITVFGDGAQSRSFCYVDDMIEAFVRLMDSPDDFTGPVNLGNPGEFTILELAQKIIGLTNSKSRIVFKPLPQDDPIQRQPDITLAGEKLGWEPKIGLEEGLKQTIIYFEHA, from the coding sequence ATGCACCTACGTAAGCGAATTCTGGTTACCGGCGGAGCCGGATTTCTTGGTTCCCATCTCTGCGAGAGATTACTCAAAGACGGTCATGAAGTAATATGCGTCGATAACTTCTTTACCGGTACGAAGGCGAATATTCAGCACCTCTTGGCCAACTCCTGCCTTGAGGTGTTGCGTCATGACATCACCTTCCCTCTATATATTGAGGTGGACGAAATCTACAACCTGGCCTGCCCGGCCAGTCCCATTCACTACCAGCACGATCCGGTCCAAACTACCAAGACCAGCGTACACGGCGCCATCAATATGCTCGGGCTGGCCAAACGGCTCAAGGCCAAGATACTTCAGGCCTCGACCAGCGAGGTCTATGGAGATCCGAAAATACATCCACAACCGGAAAACTACTGGGGGAACGTCAATCCTATCGGGATTCGCTCCTGTTACGATGAAGGAAAGCGGTGTGCCGAGACCTTGTTTTTTGATTATTACCGCCAGCACAAGCTCCGCATCAAGGTGGCCAGGATATTCAATACCTACGGCCCGCGTATGCACCCCAACGACGGCCGGGTGGTAAGCAACTTTATAGTGCAGGCCCTTTCTGGAAAGGACATCACTGTCTTTGGCGATGGCGCTCAGAGCCGGTCCTTTTGCTATGTGGATGACATGATCGAGGCCTTTGTCCGCCTCATGGACTCCCCGGATGATTTTACCGGGCCGGTTAATCTAGGCAACCCAGGAGAGTTTACTATCCTGGAGCTGGCTCAAAAAATCATCGGCCTGACCAACTCAAAGTCTAGGATCGTCTTCAAACCACTCCCCCAGGACGACCCGATCCAGAGACAACCGGATATCACCTTGGCCGGAGAGAAACTCGGCTGGGAACCGAAGATCGGCCTGGAAGAGGGCCTAAAACAGACCATTATATATTTTGAACATGCATAG
- a CDS encoding Gfo/Idh/MocA family oxidoreductase, with translation MKKVKIYGAGSIGNHLSYASRQMGWSVDLCDINKDALERAKNEIYPSRYGKWDDSIGLYDCNEISDGNYDLIVIGTPPDSHMPVARSSIKQGAKTLLVEKPFCTPDLKGAQQLFEEANEAGCTVFVGYDHAVGKSATRMADYLMSSEVGEIQTLDVEFREHWGGIFKAHPWLNGPADTYLGYWERGGGACGEHSHAINLWQNLARQAGKGRVVEVSSTMKYVRDGVIDYDSICLLQLVTEDGFVGRVVQDVVTRPTRKWARAQCENGYVEWYCGNKPGLDTVESGLNTGEVTTSEITKTRPDDFIQELRHIESILGTGSRKDSPISLAHGLDTMLVIAAAHLSAQKKCSVKIDYSAGYKIDALSLMK, from the coding sequence ATGAAAAAAGTTAAAATTTACGGGGCCGGGTCCATCGGAAACCATCTCAGTTATGCCTCACGGCAGATGGGGTGGAGTGTTGATCTTTGTGATATTAATAAGGATGCTCTAGAAAGAGCTAAGAATGAAATATATCCCTCACGATATGGTAAGTGGGATGACTCCATAGGTCTTTATGATTGCAACGAGATATCGGACGGGAATTACGATCTGATTGTTATTGGAACACCCCCTGATAGTCATATGCCGGTTGCTCGTTCTTCCATTAAACAAGGCGCAAAAACATTACTGGTTGAAAAACCGTTCTGTACTCCAGATCTAAAGGGAGCACAACAGCTATTTGAAGAGGCCAATGAGGCTGGTTGCACAGTTTTTGTCGGCTACGATCATGCTGTTGGTAAATCCGCAACTCGGATGGCGGATTATTTAATGTCCAGTGAAGTAGGGGAAATACAAACACTGGATGTTGAATTTCGTGAACATTGGGGGGGGATTTTCAAGGCTCATCCATGGCTTAATGGGCCGGCTGATACATATCTTGGGTATTGGGAGCGTGGCGGTGGCGCGTGCGGCGAACATTCTCACGCCATTAACCTTTGGCAGAATTTGGCCCGTCAGGCAGGAAAAGGAAGAGTTGTTGAGGTTTCATCTACGATGAAATATGTCAGAGATGGTGTCATTGATTACGACAGTATCTGTTTGCTCCAGCTTGTCACCGAAGACGGATTTGTCGGTCGGGTTGTTCAGGACGTAGTCACCCGGCCGACAAGGAAATGGGCGCGGGCTCAGTGTGAAAACGGATATGTTGAATGGTATTGTGGCAACAAACCTGGACTAGATACAGTGGAATCTGGTTTAAATACAGGAGAAGTGACTACATCAGAAATTACAAAGACAAGGCCGGATGATTTTATTCAGGAATTAAGGCATATTGAATCAATCTTAGGTACTGGAAGCCGTAAGGATTCTCCCATTTCATTAGCACATGGGCTTGATACGATGTTGGTTATCGCTGCCGCACATCTTTCTGCGCAGAAAAAATGTTCCGTCAAGATTGATTATTCAGCCGGCTATAAAATTGATGCTCTTTCACTCATGAAATAA